A single Cannabis sativa cultivar Pink pepper isolate KNU-18-1 chromosome 7, ASM2916894v1, whole genome shotgun sequence DNA region contains:
- the LOC115697560 gene encoding GDSL esterase/lipase At1g29670, with protein MSVLVMNIMMIILSLSLSLSIETVGSSSSSSVDCFFIFGDSLADNGNNNNLLTLAKVNYQPYGIDFHNSPTGRFTNGKNTVDIIGDLLGFDEYIPSFASSLLNESSNLMSGVNYASGASGILSISGKHMGDNIGLGKQMKNHKIVVSKIVEKLGDKKLAKEYLNKCLYWVAMGNNDYINNYFMPWIYPYGNLYNPNQYANLLIQKYSDQIMSLYNNGARMVALNGLGQIGCTPNSIKTYGASNGSTCVDYMNDAVQLFNQKLVTLVDKFNSDFADAKFIYINSYGMGSGDPTEAGFKVWDVGCCSVNEIGQCKKLEKPCENRTEYVFWDSFHPTEASNLITANRIYKAYDPSDSHPMDLSTLIQSFQLLINPIMSM; from the exons ATGAGTGTGTTAGTGATGAATATTATGATGATAAttttatcattatcattatcattatcaaTAGAGACCGttggatcatcatcatcatcatcagttgATTGTTTTTTCATATTTGGAGATTCATTGGCTGATAATGGAAATAATAACAATCTTCTCACTTTGGCTAAAGTCAATTATCAACCTTATGGGATTGACTTTCATAATTCCCCAACTGGAAGATTCACCAATGGAAAAAATACTGTTGATATTATTG GTGATCTTCTGGGTTTTGATGAGTACATTCCATCTTTTGCTTCATCACTACTTAATGAAAGCTCTAATTTAATGAGTGGGGTCAATTATGCTTCTGGGGCATCTGGAATTCTCTCAATTTCTGGCAAACATAtg gGTGACAATATTGGTTTGGGGAAACAAATGAAGAATCACAAGATTGTGGTGTCaaaaattgttgagaaattaggGGACAAAAAATTAGCCAAAGAGTACTTAAACAAGTGTTTGTATTGGGTTGCAATGGGAAATAATGATTACATTAACAATTACTTCATGCCTTGGATTTACCCTTATGGAAATCTTTATAACCCTAATCAATATGCCAATCTTCTCATCCAAAAATATAGTGATCAAATCATG AGCTTGTACAATAATGGAGCAAGAATGGTAGCCCTAAATGGATTAGGGCAAATTGGTTGTACTCCGAACTCGATAAAAACTTACGGAGCAAGTAATGGATCTACCTGCGTAGATTACATGAACGACGCAGTTCAGCTCTTCAACCAAAAACTTGTGACGCTCGTTGATAAATTCAACAGTGATTTTGCTGATGCAAAATTCATCTATATTAACTCTTACGGAATGGGGTCTGGAGATCCCACTGAAGCTG GGTTCAAAGTTTGGGATGTTGGGTGTTGTTCGGTGAATGAGATAGGGCAATGTAAGAAATTGGAGAAGCCATGTGAGAATAGGACAGAGTATGTGTTTTGGGACTCATTTCATCCAACTGAGGCTTCTAATTTAATCACAGCCAATAGAATTTACAAAGCTTATGATCCATCAGACTCTCACCCAATGGATCTTAGTaccctaattcaatcatttcaACTACTAATAAATCCTATTATGagtatgtaa